A part of Ursus arctos isolate Adak ecotype North America chromosome X, UrsArc2.0, whole genome shotgun sequence genomic DNA contains:
- the GPRASP1 gene encoding G-protein coupled receptor-associated sorting protein 1, with the protein MTGAEIEPAAQAKPEKKAGEEVGSGAERENEVPLVVRPKVRTQAQVMPGARPKSDAMVVGGARPKSEPMVVGVVHPKNEAKAIPGSRPTDKAHSWAQTEFDGKAMLKTEGVSQTNTIAWPLVSTESGSVAKSKTLSMDRELISMDTESFSGTKVKFQSGKQPLFGSEEKTNVGSWWCPRPTSKQEISHKSDFRWVDRSSLSSWFWSGEEVNTNFHPRGRVKASARSRHIAREEAMSRPNTNREFYILSSSGSEDESIKTSWFWTREKANSWSRPKEETNNRSRFRSKKEVSESSSGSECEDNVKSWFWAREEAKSTSKPRARKGANVRARHRAKQETSIDFLSGSTDVVKKESWFWPGEKANNLSRPKSKKEARARIMAKEKVKTKARARAKQEARSEEEFLIGNWFWATEESSVVDGASVKHSSQVEDESIVGSWFWTEEEASLRTDASSKSSPKTEEESIGNSMLGSGEKTSMETGAEATSKSVVAYDKEKLIAGSCFWASEETNLEAEEETIFGPWFWVSDEASVEADVRASCASTPRSEEKEAIGPWFWDRKEVDTEAEFGEDASPEDEEETIFGSWFWAGNQAQIDSGVKISCDTMPGAEEEPIIGSWFWDGVEACVGTEVSNKSSLKDNEEVLISSWFGTTEEVSMKYGAGARCKFMAGPEEMNNDSCFWDEDDPCMYSANGGSWKSRPEEEQDTVDSSFWSRKYTSPETIIGPWLWATEEVSIDDGTGEEAKPLMEEETMITSWFWKGDETIREATDREESGADAEEGDIIGSWFWAGEEDRLKTAVEAREEDLLAAEEEAIVGSWFWAREEIIRKEAGFCNKSSPEAEEEEATVGSWFWAEEEANLEAGASFEPMPVTEEEEIIFGSWFWPEEEEDNIEVGPQAIEEGKSSPEEEIIFGSWFCAAKEVSVEAEKCCASKPEDDEIIVESWFWSGEKDINETGTTVTCESRPENEEETVVGAWFGAKDEANNRTGYGTNCETQTVAEEDEAIVGSWFWAGDDAHFESNPRPVFRAICRSEYSFEQEPDASRRPQSWDEVTIQFKPGPWGRVGFPSPIPFRFPKEAASLFSEMFGGKPKHMELNPEGEEQESDQPEPEFPFQYDPSYRSVREIREHLKARDSAEPESWSCSCIQCELKIGTEEFEELLLLMDRIRDPFIHEISKIAMGMRSASQFTRDFIRDSGVVSLIETLLDIPSSRVRTSFLENMIRLAPPYPNLNMIQTYVCQVCEETLAYSLDSPEQLSGIGMVRHLTTTTDYHTLVAKYMSGFLSLLAMGNTKTRFHILKVLLNLSENPVMTKELLSAEAMSEFMGLFNRKETNDNIQVVLAVFENIGNNIKKESVLFADDDYSLEPLISTFHEVEKFAKEMQGKRAGQEDPEADQEN; encoded by the coding sequence ATGACTGGGGCCGAGATTGAACCTGCTGCCCAGGCAAAGCCTGAAAAGAAGGCTGGAGAAGAGGTTGGGAGTGGGGctgaaagagagaatgaagtcCCGTTGGTGGTCAGACCCAAGGTCAGGACCCAGGCACAGGTAATGCCTGGGGCAAGACCTAAATCTGATGCCATGGTAGTAGGTGGTGCAAGGCCCAAATCTGAACCAATGGTAGTAGGTGTGGTGCATCCTAAGAATGAGGCCAAGGCAATCCCTGGGTCAAGGCCCACAGATAAAGCCCATTCATGGGCCCAGACTGAGTTTGATGGTAAAGCAATGTTGAAGACAGAGGGGGTGTCCCAGACCAATACCATAGCCTGGCCACTGGTTAGTACTGAGTCTGGGTCAGTTGCTAAATCTAAGACCTTATCTATGGATAGGGAACTGATCAGTATGGACACTGAGTCCTTTTCTGGCACCAAGGTCAAGTTCCAATCAGGAAAACAGCCTTTGTTTGGGTCAGAGGAAAAGACCAATGTGGGGTCTTGGTGGTGCCCCAGGCCTACATCCAAGCAAGAGATCTCTCACAAGAGTGATTTCAGATGGGTGGACAGATCCTCTCTGAGTTCCTGGTTCTGGAGTGGAGAAGAGGTCAATACAAATTTTCATCCTAGAGGCAGGGTAAAGGCCAGTGCCAGATCCAGGCACATAGCCAGAGAAGAGGCCATGTCTAGGCCCAACACCAATCGGGAGTTTTATATTTTGTCTAGTTCTGGCTCTGAGGATGAATCTATTAAGACATCCTGGTTCTGGACCAGAGAAAAGGCTAATAGCTGGTCCAGGCCCAAGGAAGAAACCAATAACAGGTCCAGGTTTAGGTCCAAGAAAGAAGTCTCTGAGTCCAGTTCTGGATCTGAATGTGAGGACAATGTGAAGTCCTGGTTCTGGGCTAGAGAGGAGGCCAAATCCACGTCCAAACCCAGAGCCAGGAAAGGGGCCAATGTCAGGGCCAGGCACAGGGCCAAGCAAGAAACTTCCATTGATTTTTTGTCTGGATCTACAGATGTAGTCAAAAAAGAGTCCTGGTTCTGGCCTGGTGAAAAAGCTAATAACTTGTCAAGGCCCAAGTCCAAGAAAGAGGCCAGGGCTAGAATAATGGCAAAGGAAAAGGTGAAAACTAAGGCCAGAGCCAGGGCCAAGCAAGAAGCCAGGTCCGAGGAGGAGTTCCTCATTGGGAACTGGTTCTGGGCTACAGAAGAGTCCAGTGTAGTTGATGGGGCCAGTGTCAAGCACAGTTCTCAAGTGGAGGATGAGTCCATTGTTGGCAGTTGGTTCTGGACTGAAGAAGAAGCCAGTTTGAGGACTGATGCCAGTAGTAAATCCAGCCCAAAGACTGAGGAAGAGTCTATTGGTAATTCTATGCTTGGGTCTGGGGAAAAGACCAGTATGGAAACTGGGGCTGAGGCTACCTCCAAATCTGTGGTAGCATATGATAAAGAAAAGCTCATTGCTGGTTCCTGCTTCTGGGCTAGTGAAGAAACCAACCTAGAGGCTGAGGAAGAGACCATTTTTGGGCCCTGGTTTTGGGTCAGTGATGAGGCCAGTGTAGAAGCTGATGTTAGAGCCAGCTGTGCATCCACACCAAGGTCTGAGGAAAAAGAGGCCATTGGTCCCTGGTTCTGGGATAGAAAAGAGGTCGATACAGAGGCTGAGTTTGGAGAAGACGCCAGTccagaagatgaagaagagacAATATTCGGGTCCTGGTTTTGGGCTGGAAACCAGGCCCAGATAGATTCTGGGGTTAAAATCAGTTGTGACACCATGCCAGGAGCTGAGGAAGAGCCCATTATTGGGTCGTGGTTCTGGGATGGAGTAGAAGCTTGTGTGGGGACTGAGGTCAGCAACAAGTCTAGCCTGAAGGACAATGAAGAGGTTCTTATATCATCTTGGTTTGGGACCACAGAAGAGGTCAGTATGAAGTATGGAGCTGGTGCCAGATGCAAATTTATGGCAGGGCCTGAAGAGATGAATAATGATTCTTGCTTCTGGGATGAAGATGATCCCTGCATGTATAGTGCCAATGGAGGCAGCTGGAAGTCTAGGCCAGAGGAGGAACAGGACACTGTTGATTCATCATTCTGGTCCAGAAAATACACAAGCCCAGAGACCATTATAGGGCCTTGGTTATGGGCTACAGAAGAGGTCAGTATAGATGATGGGACTGGAGAAGAGGCCAAGCCACTGATGGAGGAGGAGACCATGATTACATCCTGGTTCTGGAAAGGAGATGAAACCATTAGAGAGGCTACAGACAGAGAAGAATCTGGGGCAGATGCTGAGGAGGGGGACATTATTGGTTCTTGGTTCTGGGCTGGGGAAGAGGACAGGCTCAAGACAGCAGTGGAGGCTAGAGAAGAGGACCTGCTGGCAGCTGAGGAGGAAGCTATTGTTGGGTCTTGGTTCTGGGCCAGGGAAGAGATCATTAGGAAGGAGGCTGGCTTTTGCAACAAATCCAGTCCAGAGGCTGAAGAGGAGGAAGCCACTGTTGGGTCTTGGTTCTGGGCTGAAGAAGAGGCCAATTTGGAGGCAGGAGCCAGTTTCGAGCCCATGCCAGTGACTGAGGAAGAGGAAATCATTTTTGGGTCCTGGTTTTGgcctgaagaagaagaagacaataTAGAGGTTGGGCCTCAGGCAATAGAAGAGGGCAAGTCAAGCCCtgaagaagaaatcatttttggATCGTGGTTCTGTGCTGCAAAAGAAGTCAGTGTAGAAGCAGAGAAATGCTGTGCATCCAAGCCAGAGGATGATGAGATAATTGTCGAGTCCTGGTTCTGGTCTGGAGAGAAGGACATTAACGAGACTGGAACTACTGTTACCTGTGAGTCCAGGccagaaaatgaggaagagaCAGTTGTTGGGGCCTGGTTTGGAGCTAAAGATGAGGCCAATAACAGGACTGGGTATGGGACCAACTGTGAGACCCAGACAGTAGCTGAGGAGGATGAGGCCATAGTGGGGTCCTGGTTCTGGGCAGGAGATGATGCCCATTTTGAATCAAATCCTAGGCCTGTGTTCAGGGCCATTTGCAGGTCTGAGTATTCAtttgagcaggagcctgatgcctCACGCAGGCCCCAGAGCTGGGACGAGGTCACTATTCAGTTCAAGCCTGGTCCATGGGGTAGGGTTGGCTTCCCATCTCCAATTCCCTTTAGATTTCCAAAAGAGGCAGCATCTCTGTTCTCTGAAATGTTTGGAGGAAAGCCCAAGCACATGGAACTTAACCCagaaggggaggagcaggaaTCTGATCAGCCTGAACCTGAGTTCCCATTTCAGTATGACCCTTCCTACAGGTCAGTCAGGGAAATTCGGGAGCATCTTAAGGCCAGGGATAGTGCAGAGCCTGAGAGTTGGTCCTGCAGCTGCATACAGTGTGAGCTTAAAATTGGTACTGAAGAGTTTGAAGAACTCCTTCTGTTAATGGACAGAATCCGAGATCCTTTTATTCATGAAATATCTAAAATCGCAATGGGTATGAGAAGTGCTTCTCAATTTACCCGCGATTTCATTCGGGATTCAGGTGTTGTCTCACTTATTGAAACCTTGCTTGATATTCCTTCCTCCCGAGTTAGGACAAGTTTTTTGGAAAATATGATTCGCCTGGCTCCACCTTATCCTAATCTAAACATGATTCAGACATATGTATGTCAAGTGTGTGAAGAAACCCTTGCTTACAGCTTAGATTCCCCTGAACAGCTATCTGGTATAGGGATGGTTAGACATCTCACTACAACTACTGACTACCACACACTGGTTGCCAAGTATATGTCTGGATTTCTGTCCTTGTTAGCCATGGGCAATACCAAAACAAGGTTTCATATTCTGAAAGTGCTACTGAATTTGTCTGAAAATCCTGTCATGACAAAAGAACTACTCAGTGCTGAAGCAATGTCAGAATTTATGGGCCTTTTTAACAGGAAAGAGACAAATGACAATATTCAAGTTGTTCTAGCAGTGTTTGAGAATATTGGTAACAATATCAAAAAGGAGTCAGTGTTGTTCGCTGATGATGATTACAGTCTTGAGCCACTTATTTCTACATTCCATGAAGTTGAGAAATTTGCTAAGGAAATGCAAGGCAAAAGAGCTGGTCAAGAGGACCCTGAGGCAGACCAAGAAAATTAG